Proteins encoded in a region of the Sander lucioperca isolate FBNREF2018 chromosome 18, SLUC_FBN_1.2, whole genome shotgun sequence genome:
- the LOC116065723 gene encoding V-type proton ATPase subunit C 1-B-like isoform X2, whose product MTDFLFISVPLDKTSLTSVEKLKHIIAKTNLASCCKFSIPDLKVGILDSLLSVSDDLSKLDTLTESVIKKTHQTMREVMEQSSDKVLENALANGVELMSYMTKFQWDKAKYPTALPLSSLTDIINKEVSQMETELKSRAAAYNSVKMSLQSLEHKLDGTLQTRSLNDIVRKEDLVVSEYLTTLLVVVTRGSYLQWERTYESLSEFVVPRSSRKLYEDGEGGLFSVTLFKRAVCEFKAKAQESKFTVRDYSFDMEAKKQQEMKKHSVLKKEQYGVFVRWLKVNFSEVFVAWIHLKAMRVFVESVLRYGLPVNYQALVLHTDKKHSKKLREELASLFIHLDPTATASKTDQVSCDIPGLCQHEYLSYICFHINTNLLEIS is encoded by the exons ATGACAGactttttgttcatttctgtccCTCTGGACAAGACCAGTTTAACCAGTGTAGAGAAACTCAAGCACATAATTGCCAAAACTAACCTGGCCTCCTGCTGCAAGTTCTCCATTCCAGATCTCAAG GTGGGAATACTGGACAGTCTTCTCAGCGTGTCAGATGATCTCTCCAAGCTCGACACACTGACTGAAAG tgtgattaaaaaaacacatcagaCTATGAGGGAGGTGATGGAGCAGTCCAGTGACAAAGTGCTGGAAAACGCCTTAGCCAATGGAG TGGAGCTGATGAGCTACATGACCAAGTTTCAGTGGGACAAAGCCAAGTATCCCACAgctctgcctctctccagccTGACAGACATCATCAACAAG GAAGTTTCCCAGATGGAGACGGAATTAAAATCTCGAGCTGCGGCGTATAACAGTGTGAAAATGAGCTTGCAAAGCCTCGAGCACAAACTAGA TGGGACTTTGCAAACTCGCAGTCTAAATGATATAGTCAGGAAGGAAGACCTGGTGGTCTCAGAGTACCTCACCACTCTACTGGTAGTGGTGACCAG AGGGAGCTACTTGCAGTGGGAGAGGACCTATGAGTCTTTGTCAGAGTTTGTGGTTCCACGGTCCAGCAG GAAGCTGTAcgaggatggagagggaggccTTTTCTCAGTTACACTTttcaaaagagctgtgtgtgaATTCAAAGCCAAAGCCCAGGAGAGCAA GTTCACCGTGCGCGACTACAGCTTTGATATGGAGGCGAAGAAGCAGCAGGAGATGAAGAAGCATAGTGTTCTCAAGAAGGAACAATAT GGTGTCTTCGTGCGTTGGCTTAAGGTGAATTTCAGTGAGGTGTTTGTTGCCTGGATTCACTTGAAAGCAATGAGGGTGTTTGTGGAATCAGTCCTCAG GTATGGATTACCGGTGAACTATCAGGCTCTTGTGCTGCACACGGACAAGAAGCATTCAAAGAAACTGAGAGAAGAACTCGCCTCACTCTTCATACATCTGGACCCCACTGCCACTGCCAGCAAGACAGAT CAGGTAAGCTGTGATATCCCAGGACTCTGTCAGCATGAGTACTTGTCCTACATCTGCTTCCATATCAACACCAATCTGCTGGAGATCAGCTAG
- the LOC116065723 gene encoding V-type proton ATPase subunit C 1-B-like isoform X1 — MTDFLFISVPLDKTSLTSVEKLKHIIAKTNLASCCKFSIPDLKVGILDSLLSVSDDLSKLDTLTESVIKKTHQTMREVMEQSSDKVLENALANGVELMSYMTKFQWDKAKYPTALPLSSLTDIINKEVSQMETELKSRAAAYNSVKMSLQSLEHKLDGTLQTRSLNDIVRKEDLVVSEYLTTLLVVVTRGSYLQWERTYESLSEFVVPRSSRKLYEDGEGGLFSVTLFKRAVCEFKAKAQESKFTVRDYSFDMEAKKQQEMKKHSVLKKEQYGVFVRWLKVNFSEVFVAWIHLKAMRVFVESVLRYGLPVNYQALVLHTDKKHSKKLREELASLFIHLDPTATASKTDVSCDIPGLCQHEYLSYICFHINTNLLEIS, encoded by the exons ATGACAGactttttgttcatttctgtccCTCTGGACAAGACCAGTTTAACCAGTGTAGAGAAACTCAAGCACATAATTGCCAAAACTAACCTGGCCTCCTGCTGCAAGTTCTCCATTCCAGATCTCAAG GTGGGAATACTGGACAGTCTTCTCAGCGTGTCAGATGATCTCTCCAAGCTCGACACACTGACTGAAAG tgtgattaaaaaaacacatcagaCTATGAGGGAGGTGATGGAGCAGTCCAGTGACAAAGTGCTGGAAAACGCCTTAGCCAATGGAG TGGAGCTGATGAGCTACATGACCAAGTTTCAGTGGGACAAAGCCAAGTATCCCACAgctctgcctctctccagccTGACAGACATCATCAACAAG GAAGTTTCCCAGATGGAGACGGAATTAAAATCTCGAGCTGCGGCGTATAACAGTGTGAAAATGAGCTTGCAAAGCCTCGAGCACAAACTAGA TGGGACTTTGCAAACTCGCAGTCTAAATGATATAGTCAGGAAGGAAGACCTGGTGGTCTCAGAGTACCTCACCACTCTACTGGTAGTGGTGACCAG AGGGAGCTACTTGCAGTGGGAGAGGACCTATGAGTCTTTGTCAGAGTTTGTGGTTCCACGGTCCAGCAG GAAGCTGTAcgaggatggagagggaggccTTTTCTCAGTTACACTTttcaaaagagctgtgtgtgaATTCAAAGCCAAAGCCCAGGAGAGCAA GTTCACCGTGCGCGACTACAGCTTTGATATGGAGGCGAAGAAGCAGCAGGAGATGAAGAAGCATAGTGTTCTCAAGAAGGAACAATAT GGTGTCTTCGTGCGTTGGCTTAAGGTGAATTTCAGTGAGGTGTTTGTTGCCTGGATTCACTTGAAAGCAATGAGGGTGTTTGTGGAATCAGTCCTCAG GTATGGATTACCGGTGAACTATCAGGCTCTTGTGCTGCACACGGACAAGAAGCATTCAAAGAAACTGAGAGAAGAACTCGCCTCACTCTTCATACATCTGGACCCCACTGCCACTGCCAGCAAGACAGAT GTAAGCTGTGATATCCCAGGACTCTGTCAGCATGAGTACTTGTCCTACATCTGCTTCCATATCAACACCAATCTGCTGGAGATCAGCTAG
- the kcnf1b gene encoding potassium voltage-gated channel subfamily F member 1, with product MWTVPKPKYRTGLCAEGEIAVNIGGVRVVLFGEVLNRYPESRLAELLNCSTKNHEVISSLCDDFDPCRKEFYFDRDPDAFKCIIDVYYFGEIHIKPGICPICFIKEMEFWKIDQNVLDECCKSCLSEKEEELTEIANKVKVILEDLEVDECITRTQRCQRFLWRLMEKPGSSLPARIIAIASFLSVLVSAVVMCVGTIPELQVTDVEGKLVEHPILEGIETACMLWFTAEYFLRLASSPNKLHFALSFMNVIDFMAIMPFYVVLSLTYLGTTSMMELTNVQQAVQALRIMRIARIFKLARHSSGLQTLTYALKKSLKELGLLLMYMGVGIFVFSALAYTMEQSHPETLFRSIPHSFWWAIITMTTVGYGDIYPKTTLGKCNAAVSFLCGVIAIALPIHPIINNFVVFYNKQKVLETAAKHEVELMELKSGKDARRESRN from the coding sequence ATGTGGACAGTTCCGAAGCCAAAATATAGAACTGGGCTGTGCGCCGAGGGGGAGATTGCTGTGAACATTGGCGGAGTCCGTGTGGTGCTTTTTGGGGAGGTTTTGAACCGCTACCCGGAGAGCAGACTAGCGGAGTTGTTGAACTGCTCAACCAAGAACCATGAAGTTATCTCGTCGCTTTGTGATGACTTCGATCCATGCAGAAAAGAGTTTTACTTTGACCGAGATCCTGATGCCTTCAAGTGCATCATCGACGTTTACTACTTTGGTGAAATCCACATCAAACCCGGCATTTGCCCCATCTGTTTCATCAAGGAGATGGAGTTCTGGAAAATAGACCAAAATGTTTTAGACGAGTGCTGTAAAAGTTGCCTAagtgagaaggaggaggagctgaCAGAGATTGCAAACAAAGTGAAAGTGATTCTGGAGGATCTGGAGGTGGATGAGTGCATTACGCGCACCCAGCGGTGCCAGAGGTTCCTGTGGAGGTTGATGGAGAAGCCGGGTTCCTCCCTGCCGGCGCGCATCATTGCCATCGcatcctttctctctgtcctggtcTCGGCGGTGGTGATGTGCGTGGGGACCATCCCGGAGCTCCAGGTGACGGACGTGGAGGGAAAACTGGTGGAGCACCCGATCCTGGAGGGGATCGAGACCGCCTGCATGTTATGGTTCACCGCGGAGTACTTCCTGCGCCTCGCCTCCTCTCCGAACAAGCTGCACTTTGCGCTCTCCTTCATGAACGTCATTGACTTCATGGCCATCATGCCGTTCTACGTGGTCCTGTCCCTCACTTACCTTGGCACCACATCCATGATGGAGCTGACTAACGTCCAACAAGCGGTGCAGGCGCTCCGCATCATGCGTATCGCGCGTATTTTCAAGCTCGCGCGCCACTCCTCCGGGCTGCAGACTCTGACCTACGCGCTCAAGAAGAGTCTAAAGGAGCTGGGGCTGCTCCTCATGTACATGGGCGTGGGGATCTTTGTGTTCTCGGCGCTGGCATACACCATGGAGCAAAGCCACCCAGAGACCCTTTTCAGAAGCATCCCGCATTCTTTCTGGTGGGCCATCATCACCATGACCACGGTGGGCTACGGAGACATCTACCCCAAAACCACGCTCGGGAAGTGCAACGCAGCCGTGAGCTTTCTGTGCGGGGTAATAGCCATCGCCTTGCCCATCCACCCCATCATAAATAACTTTGTGGTCTTTTACAATAAGCAGAAAGTGTTGGAGACTGCGGCGAAGCACGAGGTGGAGCTGATGGAGCTGAAGTCTGGCAAGGACGCGCGCAGAGAAAGCAGGAATTAA